AATGAGGGATAGAATCGAATGCCGTCTTATAGTCAAGCCATACTGTCACAAAGTTTCTACgctgttttcttacttcagacagtacagctttgtttattaaaagttgttcaACATATCGCCACACtccctatgtatgcatgtatgcatgtatgtatgtatgtatgtatgtatgtatgtatgtatgtatgcacgtatgtattatgtatgcatatttgtatgtatgtatgtatgtatgtatgtatgtaaaaatagatAATTACTTCTGATTTCGTTATTacgatatacacaaacacatacatacatacatacatacagacagacagacaaatagacagacagacagaaagacagataaactgacacacatccatatgcacatacatacgcacactcacacagacacacacacacacacacacatacaaaagtattGTAATAATAAATACAGAAGTTCTAGTTGGTATTTTTTAACTGTATGGGAAGTCTGTTCCAGGAATTTTGAGACTTTTCCAAAAGAGACATCTGCAAATGAATCAGTTAAATGCACATAAATGCTCCATCAAAGAACATTAAAACAcctatgcagcagaaacacgtgtcggattggaatttaatgagaataattaCTGTAGTAAACAAATTTTTAAGATATAtcattctccattcttctttatggTGTCTTCATTATATACTCTATAAGCTGTATGATATCCACTGAAGCGAACACAGGAGATACTTATCGAGTGAAGTAACGTGGAATCGTTTATGTTCACAATTCTGTACATTCTCTATCGTCCGATGCTGTTAACCAGATTTGGATTACACCAAATTATACAAGAATGCTAATAAGGTATCCAAGAGTCGCCAGGTTCCAATACTCGCTATTTCTTTAcgttacacacacagaaatgtatgtgtgtgcatgtatgtatttttgcatatttcaTCCAACTACTTCAGCTTTTGAGTTttggtgtatatttatttatcccttCCCCCGAAAGATGAACAATTACCTCCCTTGTAcccaataataacgatcaccaattatcttcccttagatttttctactttttgaatcattcattcataaacttctTCACTCACACAACATAGAGTAAAATCttcataagaaaatacaaaattacaataatttcaatgtcatgattaacGAAAGTGAAACCGGTTGACAAAcacaatattaaataatattttaaagtatattaaaactatgtaaagtgtgcaTTTTCCtacttttatgttatatatttatNNNNNNNNNNNNNNNNNNNNNNNNNNNNNNNNNNNNNNNNNNNNNNNNNNNNNNNNNNNNNNNNNNNNNNNNNNNNNNNNNNNNNNNNNNNNNNNNNNNNNNNNNNNNNNNNNNNNNNNNNNNNNNNtatatatacatacacttgtggtttttatgtaaacttttatatatgaaaataaggtAGCATTAAACTAAAAGAATATCTTTCAATGAAGTAATAATTTCTCGATTTTAAACAGCCTAATGACAGCTGGGAACGCGAAACTTCGAAGTAACTTTCAATGTTTTCCGTGtaaaattttatgtgtgtatgtgtgtatgggggagtgtttgcatgtgtgtatatgtgcctctgTATATGTGCGCATGGTTGTGTTTGATTGTGGTTTTACAGTTCAGAACAACAGCCACTTCAAAAAGACCTCTTCGGTTCCCGATCAACTATCGCTGGACTTTCAacagctttatatatttatagaccgCTTCAGATCAGAAATATCACAACACATTCTAAGCTTCTTCATGTGTTTAATACTTTTCAACAGTTACGTTGCGATTTGCCTGAAGAAATAAATACTTCTTGTAAATTCTGTTTTGAATATTTGAAAGCAGAATAGAATAAGCAAGTGAAAATTTAAGAAACTTTTCTGTagattaagaaatttaatttaaaagctTTTGTACGCGGGTAAGCCTGAAAGcgatatagtttttattttctttttgacgTAGCCTTGTATTATTTGTCGACGCAGGTATTGAGTTCGACAACCTGCTATACGATGATAAGTATTAGTATGAAACTTAGGTAAGGCGGTGAGCGGGCAACATCCTTACCGCGTCGGGTAAAGTGCTTATAGCatcgggcaaaatgattagccgtatttcgtttctctttacgttctgagttcaaattctgccaagttcgacctaacttttcatccttttggggttgatagtactcgttgagcaatggggttgatataatcgacttacacactCCCagaaaatactggccttgtgccaaaatctgaaatgaaTATGAAGCCTTGACATTTGGTacgcaagattcttgatgtgaactcgtgtgttgaaacaaagaTTTTTGAGTCTCGGGTTTTGAGTCTCGGGAGAATCATTATGTCAATGATAAACACAGATGCTGGATTTATTTTACCTTTCTTATTATCAATACACGCATTAACTAATCAATCATTTGATTAATTGTTCGGTCAATCTTATCAGCTAGGTTTGTCAACGTAGATTTCATCGCCATTCACGACAGCATATGAAGCAGGCCCAGAGATGAGCAGAATGCGCGAATTGTAACGAAAGGTCTTGGGCAAATTTAGCTGATTACTTGATTGAGAGAAATTAGTTGTTTTGTTCCGGCCAGGCTTCAGAAACTGTTGCCGAAAAGGGCGGTTTCGACAGTTCATGCAGCGTGATTGGTGGAATTTTGATGATTGTTGCACTTTATGCTTGTCCCTGGGGGCCGGACTGTGAACATTAACATATGTGTCCAACAACGCTTCAGCACACTCTATCAGTGAAACCGTGTAGCCAAGTGCAAAGTTGAAGGACTTGATGAGCCGGAAGCGTTGACTCACACTGCCATCGGTCTAGACCTTGCACCGTTAGATTACCACTTTTTCGGAGCCATAGTTTATTTCCAACATTGTCAGCAGTTTACAGTCAAGATGTCATGAAtctgtgtagacagacagataagagcCGGATCACATTTTGTGATATCACTACATAACTGTAGTGGATTCTTCTCATGTGAAAGCAGAGTTCCTAACCTGCAGGCATGTGGTAAGGGCTCTGTGTTTTCACAATCTCAGCAGATCTGTGTGTGGCCGAACTGACGGAGAGTCAACAatgtggatgaggttgaaaaCAAGTTCAGTGAGATTTTGTTTCTGAACCAGTTAAATGATATAAGTGTGGACTTCGAGATTCCGGTAtcactatactcttttactcttttacttgtttcagtcatttgactgcggccatgctagagcaccgcctttagttgagcaaatcgaccccaggacttattctttggaagcctagtacttattctatcggtctcttttgcggaaccgcgaagttacggggacgtaaacacaccagcatcggttgtcaagcgatgttggggggaNNNNNNNNNNNNNNNNNNNNNNNNNNNNNNNNNNNNNNNNNNNNNNNNNNNNNNNNNNNNNNNNNNNNNNNNNNNNNNNNNNNNNNNNNNNNNNNNNNNNNNNNNNNNNNNNNNNNNNNNNNNNNNNNNNNNNNNNNNNNNNNNNNNNNNNNNNNNNNNNNNNNNNNNNNNNNNNNNNNNNNNNNNNNNNNNNNNNNNNNNNNNNNNNNNNNNNNNNNNNNNNNNNNNNNNNNNNNNNNNNNNNNNNNNNNNNNNNNNNNNNNNNNNNNNNNNNNNNNNNNNNNNNNNNNNNNNNNNNNNNNNNNNNNNNNNNNNNNNNNNNNNNNNNNNNNNNNNNNNNNNNNNNNNNNNNNNNNNNNNNNNNNNNNNNNNNNNNNNNNNNNNNNNNNNNNNNNNNNNNNNNNNNNNNNNNNNNNNACAGTTCACCTATTTGTTTCTGTGCATGTTTTAGGGCGTTCTCACAACAAATACCAGCTTTGATATGTAAAGTAGATTTTCAGGGTGTGCGGAATCAATAAAATCACACACAATATGCGCGTAAACgcatacgcgtgtatgtatgtatgtgtgtatgtatgtgtatgtgtgtatgcatatgtgtgtgcatgtgtgtgtgagtatttgtatgcGTATGGTGTTACTTTTTCGCAAATACATAAGACAGGAAATTGCACATACATAAActcgcgtatgtatgtatgtatgtatgtatgtgtgtatgtatgtgtgtgtgttggtgtgtatgtatgtataaatgtatgtatgtacgtgtgtgtatgtgtatgtgtgtgtgtgtattttgaataGTTTGTTTATAACATATTGAATAGAAGCAAAACGTATGTTTGAAAGAAATGGGAAAATGTTTAAGACGGCGATGATGATTATCAAGAAATGACAGCGACTGTTTCCGATGTCTTCTTTGTCATCATAATGTACAAGATGAAAAGCTGGGTGCGAGTATGAGtaggggaaggagaaagaggagggggaggaggaggaggagaagaagaagaagaagaagaggaggaggaggaggaggaggaagaagaagaagaagaagaagaagaagaagaagaagaagaagaagaagacgccGCCGCCGATTACGATGACAACGAAGGGAATATCGAAGATGATGCCGACAATGACAGTGACGATTgagaagacgatgacgatgatgaaaaagaaggaagaagatgatgacaacgatgacgttgatgatgacgacaacgacgataatgactatgatgttgatgacgaaaTAGAAGACCgggcgacagacagacagacagacaaacaaaatagCTACGTTGCTTAGCAAATGTTGTGGGTGGGTGTCCATTAGTTTAAAGAATGGGACCCAAATACTGAATCAATTAAAATGTAACCAGAGATATATTACCCTGACCCTATACCTAAGCCTCACCTTTACCCTGTTGTCAGAGTATAAGTATATAAGAAACAGACTTGAAAGTGTCAGAGTTACATTTACTCGGGTTATCGGTCCGTCATTGCAAAGCAATATCTCTCAATTGATCTTCGATTTCGTAACTGACAAACGTCACCACAATGGAGTTTCGTGTTGCAGCCGTCATCCTCTTGATCGCAGTGTCAGCAGTTTACAGTCAAGATGTCATGACTCTGTGTAGACAGACACAGATCAGAGCCGGATCACATTTTGTGAGATCACCACATAACTGCAGTGAATTCTTCGCATGTGAAAGCAGAGTTCCTAGCCTGCTGGCATGTGGTAAGGGCTCTGTCTTTTCACAATCTCAGCAGGTCTGTGTGTTGCCGAAAAGCCAATATGATGACTGTGGTCGTCAAGTTTATGGAGGCAGATTCGGTAAGTTTATTCATCAGTTTTCCAccgcctcttcttcttcttcttcttcttcttcttcttcttcttcttcttcttctttcttcttcttcttcttcttcttcttcttctt
This region of Octopus bimaculoides isolate UCB-OBI-ISO-001 chromosome 6, ASM119413v2, whole genome shotgun sequence genomic DNA includes:
- the LOC106872972 gene encoding uncharacterized protein LOC106872972, whose amino-acid sequence is MEFRVAAVILLIAVSAVYSQDVMTLCRQTQIRAGSHFVRSPHNCSEFFACESRVPSLLACGKGSVFSQSQQVCVLPKSQYDDCGRQVYGGRFEDPLCNQRPFGLVPDPDDCNRFVPCFNRTSYPSMACQQGLHFNFNEQRCTSMDKANCRRQ